A genome region from Drosophila simulans strain w501 chromosome 2R, Prin_Dsim_3.1, whole genome shotgun sequence includes the following:
- the LOC6735475 gene encoding NADH dehydrogenase [ubiquinone] 1 alpha subcomplex subunit 11, translating into MSLLRAKYYDHPDGEDAFGKIVATNKYALSAGLAWSMFDVLTLSKPQGYLPTLGRFAYNTGPLMGMATAFTLTTLAATNARGKDDKINYLIGGFAAGGVFGAWKHNHVAGLCAGLFLGIAGVIKKMSIEQGWEFFPNTPLKQYGGLNIAENDWTIMADPPKNWTTEKKQE; encoded by the exons ATGTCGCTGCTCCGTGCGAAATACTACGACCATCCCGATGGCGAGGATGCCTTTGGCAAGATAGTGGCCACCAACAAGTACGCGCTATCCGCCGGCTTGGCCTGGTCCATGTTCGACGTCCTGACGCTCTCCAAGCCGCAAGGATACCTGCCCACTCTGGGCCGTTTCGCCTACAACACGGGTCCGCTGATGGGCATGGCCACGGCGTTCACCCTGACCACCCTGGCGGCCACAAATGCGCGCGGCAAGGACGACAA AATCAACTACTTGATCGGCGGTTTCGCAGCTGGCGGCGTCTTTGGAGCCTGGAAACATAACCACGTAGCTGGTCTGTGCGCCGGCCTTTTCCTGG GCATCGCTGGCGTCATCAAGAAGATGTCCATTGAACAAGGCTGGGAGTTCTTCCCAAACACGCCGTTGAAGCAGTATGGTGGTCTGAACATTGCCGAAAACGACTGGACCATCATGGCCGATCCTCCCAAGAACTGGACCACGGAAAAGAAACAGGAGTAA